Within the Rosa rugosa chromosome 2, drRosRugo1.1, whole genome shotgun sequence genome, the region GAAATGACTATtaactgtaatttttttttttttgaaataaaggttCATTAATTACATTAGATGACTACCCAAAAAACTAGAGTCTAACATACACTTAAAAGATAGAAAAATTTCTATCTAAGCaatgtaaactcattacaagtcaatttGAGCCCGCTTTGTAAAACGaactcataaacaaagaacaactccaTGTCTTCTGAGGAAAAAATTATCTTCTAGCCCTCCATCAGCGAGACACGCAATTATGGTACGAAAGGAAAGCTACTTCCCAGCAGACAAATAGGACTCAAAtccttatccataagccgctttcTCTAGTCcaactcaagataattaccaactccagTCCCTCTCCCTAAAGAGAATGAAAGCCTAAAGTTTCTCAAATTTGAGATATGCACCAAGGGTACTTGCGAACCCTAATGTCTTTTGGTTGTGCTTTAtgattttagaaaaaaaaaaagattaaattaTTTAGATAATGACTCATTTATCAGCTCCATATGAGTGAAATAGTTATGTATAACTTAACCGATCCTTTCAAATGAGTTGACAGTGTGAGTGTGTACTAAACCGTAAAAGTTTGTTACCGTTCTCCAAAGTCCAAAGTCAACAAACCCACACCGCAAGAAACGAGAACCCAATCCAAAACCCCATCCGAAACGTTTTGATCACGAAACCGCCTGAAAGCTCCTCCACTCGTGCCCACCCTCCGACCCGCCACGTGGTCACTTGCCCACTGACGGTGTTGACTTTGTCCCTCAAATTCAGCGAAACCAGAGAAGAAAACGACAGCCCAAATTGTTGGAACCTTCTTCCCCCAAATTCCAATTATAAAATGCTCTCTGCTCCTCACTCTCTGCTACTTACCCCAGAACGACGCCGTTTCAGATTCCGATGTCTTGGTTCAGAAGCCTCATCCACGTCTCGGCGGCCAGAGCCTACTCATCATCCTCGTCGTCTTCAGCCAAATCCAGAATCACTGAACCTTTCTCTTACTCTCTCCTCTCATGCTTCACCACCGAGGCCCGACCGCCGGCGTTGTACTCCGGCTTGGGGGCGACGAAGCCCGGCGAGAAGCCGAGGGTGGTGGTGCTGGGGACGGGGTGGGCCGGGTGTCGGCTCATGAAGGGGTTGGACACGAAGCTCTACGACGTCGTTTGCGTCTCGCCGAGGAATCACATGGTGTTCACGCCGCTGCTGGCGTCCACGTGTGTGGGCACTCTGGAGTTTAGGTCGGTGGCGGAGCCAATTGGGAGGATCCAACCCGCCATTTCGAGGGAGCCAGGGTCTTATTTCTTTCTCTCCAATTGTATTGGGCTTGATACGGATAAGCATTTGGTACGTTTTTGTTGGtttctggatttttttttttttttttttttttttttaatccagaAAAATGTGCTTGTGATTGTGAGAATATGAATTGGGATGTTTGAGATTAATTACTTTGCGGAAGCTTTTTGGATGGTGTATGACATGTGTTGATTGCTATTGAATTGAAGTTTGTCCTTTTTCATATGGAAAATGTGGGATTATAGGCATTCTATGTGTGTGGAATTGGAAACGTGATTCATAGTTATTGTTAGTAAACAAATGCTACGCCAGTGATGCATAGTTCAGTTACAGAATTATCCTTTTTATGGTTGGTGAAGTTCGAAACTGTTGGATGAAGTAATGTATTGTTCAGTTACAGAATTAGCCAATTTATGGTTGGTAAAGGTTGAAAGTTTTGGAAGAAGAATGACATGTGTGTTGTTATTGCATTGAAGTTTGTCATTTTCTTGATAGAAAAATGTGAGCTAGTTAGTCTTATGCATCATTGAATTGCAACTGCTCGAAATTGAAAGTGTGATTCTTTATCTAAGAGTAACATTGTGTTTGTGGACAAGTGCTAGCGTTGTTGTGGTGGATGTAAATGTTTGAGATTTGAGAGCACAATATCTTAATTGCAAGAAACTTTGGTCTTTTGGGAATTGAAGGTGCAATGTGAGACTGTAACTGATGGAGCTGATAACTTGGAGCCATGGAAATTTGAAATTGCCTACGACAAGCTGGTAATTGCATTGGGTGCACAGCCCACAACTTTCGGAATACGTGGTGTAGAAGAACATGCCATTTTTCTTCGCGAAGTCTACCATGCCCAGGAAATCCGTAGGAAGCTGCTCCTAAACTTGATGCTATCGGAAGTTCCCGGTATGTTAATGCAAGTACATTCATATTACTGCATGACAACATTGATATTTGCAGTCATTCTGTATTTCATCTTGGTTTTGTGTCTTGGAGGCAGGTGTTTCAGAGGAAGAGAAAAGCAGACTCCTACATTGTGTTGTTGTAGGAGGTGGTCCCACCGGAGTTGAGTTCAGTGGTGAACTAAGTGACTTTATTCAGAAAGATGTTCATCAGAGATATGCCCATGTGAAAGATTACATTCATGTTACCTTGATTGAGGTTTGTCCATCGTCACTTATCCTATGAGATATCATACAACCATGTTGAATATGCTTGCAAGTCCTAGCCTTTTACAAAACAtatgccaaaaaaaaataataataataataataaaaaaatgtaGAGGTCCTACCGGGAGTCGAACCCAGGTCACTGGATTCAAAGTCCAGAGTGCTAACCACTACACCATAGAACCTTGTTGTTAGCTagcctttttcaaaaaatcattaGATATAAATGCAGTCCATGCAAAATAATTTTCTGTGCACAATTTATTGTAGGGAACTAAAGTCCAGGAGTTCTAACTTGTTTGAAAGTTACATATGCATTGGAATGATTTGATAGCAAAACCAAATAGTTCTGTTGATACTTTTACGTTTTTAATGCTAATTCCACATTTTGAAGTTGAATGATGAAATTGGACCTTCTTATTTGTTTGTGTTGTTTTATACCAAtattgttattttatatttgatttcattttgggACTATCATTACTTGAATGAATGAGAGACGTGCTTTAATTTTGGTAGAAGACCGAGTTATCCTGTGTGAACCAATTTTGTGATCTTCAGTAGTGTTAGGAATTCAAAATTTGTGTAACAAATGATGTGGCACTGTTAAGTGTTGTTACATATGTTGAATATTCTTGCAAGTCCTACCCTTTtacaaaaatatgaaaaaaaagaaaaaagaaaagagagaggtccTACCGGGAGTCGAACCCAGGTCACTGGATTCAAAGTCCAGAGTGCTAACCACTACACCATAGAACCTTGTTGTTAGCTACCCTTTTAAAAATGTCATTAGATATAAATGCAGTCACATGCAAATTAATTTGCTGTGCCAGTTTATTGTAGAGGAACTAAGTCCAGGATTTCCAACTTGTTTGAAAGTTATATTTGATTGGATTGATTTGGTAGAAAAGCCAAGTAGTTATGTTAATACTTTTAAGTTTTGCAAGCTAATTCCATGTTTTGAAGTTGAATGATGAAATCGAACCTCCTTATTTGTTTGTGTTGTTTTATACCAATgttgttattttatatttgattttattttcagaCAATCATTACTTGAATGAATCAGAGACATACTTTAATTTTGGTAGATGTTATCACCGAGTAATCCTGTGTAAAACTGTAAACCAATTTTTTGATCTTCAGTACTGTTAGGAATTCCAAGTCTGTGTAGCAAATGATGTGGCACTGTTAAAGTGTTACATATGTTGAATATTCTTGCAAGTCTGATCCTTTTACAAAACAtacgaaaaaataaaaaaatgaaggagAGGTCCTACCGGGAGTCGAACCCAGGTCACTGGATTCAAAGTCCAGAGTGCTAACCACTACACCATAGAACCTTGTTGTTAGCTagcctttttcaaaaaatcattaGATATAAATGCAGTCCATGCAAAATAATTTGCTGTGCACAATTTATTGTAGGGAACTAAAGTCCAGGAGTTCTAACTTGTTTGAATGTTACATATGCATTGGAATGATTTGATAGCAAAACCAAATAGTTCTGTTGATACTTTTACGTTTTTAATGCTAATTCCACATTTTGAAGTTGAATGATGAAATTGGACCTTCTTATTTGTTTGTGTTGTTTTATACCAAtattgttattttatatttgatttcattttgggACTATCATTACTTGAACGAATGAGAGACATGCTTTAATTTTGGTAGAAGACCGAGTTATCCTGTGTGAACCAATTTTGTGATCTTCAGTAGTGTTAGGAATTCAAAATTTGTGTAACAAATGATGTGGCACTGTTAAGTGTTGTTACATATGTTGAATATTCTTGCAAGTCCTACCCTTTtacaaaaatatgaaaaaaaagaaaaaagaaaagagagaggtccTACCGGGAGTCGAACCCAGGTCACTGGATTCAAAGTCCAGAGTGCTAACCACTACACCATAGAACCTTGTTGTTAGCTACCCTTTTAAAAATGTCATTAGATATAAATGCAGTCACATGCAAATTAATTTGCTGTGCCAGTTTATTGTAGAGGAACTAAGTCCAGGATTTCCAACTTGTTTGAAAGTTATATTTGATTGGATTGATTTGGTAGAAAAGCCAAGTAGTTATGTTAATACTTTTAAGTTTTGCAAGCTAATTCCATGTTTTGAAGTTGAATGATGAAATCGAACCTCCTTATTTG harbors:
- the LOC133731498 gene encoding internal alternative NAD(P)H-ubiquinone oxidoreductase A1, mitochondrial-like; translation: MSWFRSLIHVSAARAYSSSSSSSAKSRITEPFSYSLLSCFTTEARPPALYSGLGATKPGEKPRVVVLGTGWAGCRLMKGLDTKLYDVVCVSPRNHMVFTPLLASTCVGTLEFRSVAEPIGRIQPAISREPGSYFFLSNCIGLDTDKHLVQCETVTDGADNLEPWKFEIAYDKLVIALGAQPTTFGIRGVEEHAIFLREVYHAQEIRRKLLLNLMLSEVPGVSEEEKSRLLHCVVVGGGPTGVEFSGELSDFIQKDVHQRYAHVKDYIHVTLIEASEILSSFDDRLRRYATKQLTKSGVRLVRGIVKDVKDKTIVLNDGTEVPYGLLVWSTGVGPSSFVNSVQLPKAPGGRIGVDEWLRVPSVQDVFSIGDCSGFLESTGKPVLPALAQVAEREGKYLANLLNKIGEAGGGHANSAKEYVYKEPFVYKHLGSMATVGRYKALVDLRQSKEAKGLSLAGFVSWFIWRSAYLTRVISWRNRFYVAINWLTTLVFGRDISRI